Part of the Azoarcus sp. KH32C genome, AGCCCGACGCGGCCTGTGCCGCCGAACGGCGCGCGAAGCGCCCCCCGGCTCAACACTGTGTCAGCGCCGCCCACTGCGGAGCCGGGACACAGTGTCACAGGAGCGCCTGCCGGGCCCGTCAATGCGCCGCTGCCCACTGCTGGCCGAACCGCCGCCCTCCCTCTCCCCAAAGCAGGCGAGGGGAAACATCGGCGCGCTACCGGCAACTGGCATGAATCCTGATAGGGGGTCTGGTAACGGCTCAGCGCGACTTCGCACCGCGGCCATTTACTCCTATCGACCAGGCCCCCGATCCGCACCACCATGCCGTCTGTCCGCCACCTCGCAAGCTCCCTCCCGCGCCGCACGGTCGCCCGCCGTACCGTGCTCGCGCTGGCCGCGTTCGCGCTGCCGGCGGGTGCCGCGCCGACCGCCTACATCACGAACCAGGGCTCGCACGACCTCAGCGTCATCGACGGCGAACGCCTCGCGGTCGTCGATCGGATCGCCGTCGGACGCTCGCCCGCCGGCATCGCGGTCAGCACCGCGAGCGGCAAGGCCTTCGTCAGCAATCCGGACAGCGCGACGGTCAGCGTCATCGACCTCGCCACCCGCCGCGTCGCCGCGACGATGCCGATCGACGGCGTGCCGCTCGGCATCGCCGCCTCGCCCGATGGCAGCCGGCTCTATGTCGCCGCGTGGCAGACGGACCGGCTGCACGTGTTCGCGACCGACGACTACCGGCCGCTCGCGAGCATCGCGGTCGGCCGCTCGCCCGCCGGCATCGCCCTGTCGCCCGACGGCGCAACGGTCTTCGTCGCCAACCGCGACGACAACGACATCGGCGTCATCGACGCCGCCACCCTCACGCTCACGCGGACGATCCCGGCCGGCCGCCATCCCTTCGCGCTCGGCGCGAGCCCGTCGGGCCGGCATCTCCTCGCGCTCAACGTCTATGGCGACGACGTCACCGTCATCGACGCCCAACGGCACACCCCGCTCGCGACCCTCGCGGTCGGGCGTGCACCCTACGGCGTCGCGTTCGACGACACCGGCCGGCGCGCCTTCGTGACCAACCAGCAGGCGGCGAGCGTGTCGGTGATCGACCTCGATGTGCAACCGCCCCGCGTCGCCGCGACCTGGGCGACCGCCGAATACCCCGAAGGCGTCGCGTTCGACGCCGGCCGGCTGTGGGTCGTCGGCTGGATGGACGACGTCGTCGCGATCCACGACAGCAGCTCCGGCCAGCGCCTCCGCGAAGTCGCCGTCGGCCGCAATCCGCGCGGCTTCGGCGCCTTCCTCGCCACGACAAGCCACAGCGGGGCAGCGCGATGACGCCGCTCGCTCGCCACGATCCTCACCCTCTCCCTCTCGGCGACCAACCCGCAAATGCGGAACGGCTACGCCCCCCCTGCCCGCCCATCCCTTTCCGGGCAGGGGGCTCTTTTTATTCCCCTCCTGGAGCGACACCATGATGCGCAAGACACTGATCGCCGCCACGCTGCTGTGCGCCGTCACCGCCGCCTGGGCCCACGGCCCGACGCGCCAGAAAGTCGCCGAGACCGTCACGATCGCGGCGCCTCCGGAAGCCGTGTGGGACCGCCTCAAGGACTTCGCCGCGTTGCAGACCTGGCATCCGGCCGTCGAATCCTCGCAGACGACCGCCGGCAACGAGATCGGCTCGGTGCGCACGCTGAACCTGAAGGGCGGTGGCAAGATCGTCGAGGAACTGACCCGCTACTCCGCCGAGGAGCACCGCCTCGCCTACAAGATGACCGACCCCGGCCCGGTCCCGGTCACGAACTACAGCTCCACGCTGAGCGTCGGCCCCGGCGATGGCAACACGACCGTCGTCGAATGGAAGGCCGGGTTCTATCGCGGCGACCCGAACAACAACCCGGCCCCGGAGCGCAACGACGACGCCGCAATCGCGGCCGTGACGGGCATCTACAAGGCCGGCCTGGACAACCTGAAGAAGCTCGCCGAGGGCAAATAGATGCGCGCGACGGCACAAAAATCGAGATGAAGGGTAACGAAATCTCGCGCGCTCAAGCGCTCTACCAGATCTACCGGGGCGGTTGAGTCTTCGCCTGAGACGCACAACGATTCGGCCCCGCAAGGGGCCGAATCCTTTTACGGATCGGACGGGCCGAGCCGAGCCTCCATGCATTTGCTCTCCACCATGCGCCGCAGCACGGCTTCCTCGGCCGCGAATGCCTCGGTCGCAACCGGATCGAACTGCTTGCCGGCCGAACGCAGGATTTCTTCCCGTGCCGTCTCGAAGCTCAGCCCTCGCCGATAGGACCGGTCCGAGGTCATTGCGTCGAGCGTGTCGATCACCGCGAAAAGCCGCGCCCCGAAAGGAATCTCCTCGCCGCGCAGGCCGCACGGATAGCCCTTGCCATCGAAGCGCTCCTCGTGGGACAGCACAATCCCGGCAGCGGTCTCCATGCCCGGCAAGCGGCTGACGATGCGGTAGCCGTCCTCGGGGTGGCGGCGCATCATCGCCCACTCGGCCGCGTCGAGCGGGCCTTCCTTGAGGAGGATATGGTCGGGCACGCCGATCTTGCCGATGTCGTGGAGCAGAGCGCCCCAGTAGATCTGGCGCAACTCTTCCGGGGTCTCGGTGAAGCGGCGCGCGAGGACCAGGGTGTGGCAGGCCACGCGCCGCGAATGCAGGCCGGTTTCGTGCTCGCGCAGATCGAGGGCGTCGGCTAGGGCTTCAACGAAGCCAGCTACGCCTTCTGGAAAATCCGGCATCACCGTGACTGCCGCAGGCGCTGCTTCATGGTACGCAACTGCCGCTCCATCATGTCCATGCGCCGCTCCATTTGTTGCATACGTTCCACCATGGCCTCGTGGCCGCCGGGCTTCACCATCATTTCGCCGCAGTCCATCATATCGTGCATCGGGCCGTTGATACCGCCCATGGCCATCTGCTGACCGAGCATCATGCTCTCGCGCATGGTCTGTGAATATCCGGGTCCGGCCCCTTTAATCGGCCGCGTGACGAACTGATGGAGGGCGGCAGTTTATGACT contains:
- a CDS encoding beta-propeller fold lactonase family protein: MPSVRHLASSLPRRTVARRTVLALAAFALPAGAAPTAYITNQGSHDLSVIDGERLAVVDRIAVGRSPAGIAVSTASGKAFVSNPDSATVSVIDLATRRVAATMPIDGVPLGIAASPDGSRLYVAAWQTDRLHVFATDDYRPLASIAVGRSPAGIALSPDGATVFVANRDDNDIGVIDAATLTLTRTIPAGRHPFALGASPSGRHLLALNVYGDDVTVIDAQRHTPLATLAVGRAPYGVAFDDTGRRAFVTNQQAASVSVIDLDVQPPRVAATWATAEYPEGVAFDAGRLWVVGWMDDVVAIHDSSSGQRLREVAVGRNPRGFGAFLATTSHSGAAR
- a CDS encoding SRPBCC family protein; translated protein: MRKTLIAATLLCAVTAAWAHGPTRQKVAETVTIAAPPEAVWDRLKDFAALQTWHPAVESSQTTAGNEIGSVRTLNLKGGGKIVEELTRYSAEEHRLAYKMTDPGPVPVTNYSSTLSVGPGDGNTTVVEWKAGFYRGDPNNNPAPERNDDAAIAAVTGIYKAGLDNLKKLAEGK
- a CDS encoding HD-GYP domain-containing protein; this translates as MPDFPEGVAGFVEALADALDLREHETGLHSRRVACHTLVLARRFTETPEELRQIYWGALLHDIGKIGVPDHILLKEGPLDAAEWAMMRRHPEDGYRIVSRLPGMETAAGIVLSHEERFDGKGYPCGLRGEEIPFGARLFAVIDTLDAMTSDRSYRRGLSFETAREEILRSAGKQFDPVATEAFAAEEAVLRRMVESKCMEARLGPSDP